A segment of the Oncorhynchus tshawytscha isolate Ot180627B linkage group LG19, Otsh_v2.0, whole genome shotgun sequence genome:
CGCCTTTGCGTTCCTTCTAAACAACAAtaagtcaaataaaataaaaacgttcacaaagggtaaagtctacaaaccTTGGTCCACTATGTTCATAGCATATTTTAGTTTTGGctacagaaaactgtattgagatcaaatgtttttgtCGATAAGAATTTGCataatgtcggccaaaatccatctcctcCCACTGCCCGccagtgggcttcctctcactgccatatttggtagtgagtggaaacgccaagcggatgcttcacatttatacatcctgtgaaatatctgtctcattgttctgtgATTTTATTCTAGTTGAAAATAACAGGAAATACTAGTTATTGTACGTGAGCTGTCACTTGTTGTAGACTGTGGAAAGTATCACCACACACAGATAACACTACTGAAAAACAAAGCAGACACATTTCTGAAAATAACTTAAAATGGATATCTAACTAAAGAGAAAGCAAGCTAATTTAGCACTAGTTAGCCATGACATTAGCCTACAGATTAGCCTACACACCTAACTGTGACATGTCATGCATGAGCATGCTTCGACTATTGGAAGTTCGTACAATTGCTTTGTCCATTTTCTCACCGTTAAGCCGGTACCGAGAACGATAACATCGTATTCTTCATCCATAGCTGAGTGTCCTCCTTTACCTTATTCCTACGGTTATTTATGTCAGTGAAAATGGAATGGCTGTTTGGTAGTTGAAAAGTTTTCCGGCTTGCGCAGCGTAGGTAATGATCCCTGCGAACGTACCTTTCTTCTGTGGGTTGTCCCATGTTTTTGCGCATGTCAAATCGATGGGTTTGTCGGTGGAAACAAGATGGCGGCTCTGACAAGACCGCCAACATATTTACTCGAATAGATGTCAAAATTAACCCCCATCGAGCGTTTTGTTCGCGACCTGCATGTATTTCATGCATCATGAAGACCAGGAAGATGTTCTATAGTAGGGATTGACGAAGCCACCACCGTTACTAAAGTCAGCGTGATGTGCGAGAGCTATGCCCGCTCGCTGCTGCGTGTGTCGGTGGCGCAGATCTGCCAAGCGTTGGGCTGGGATGCGGTGCAGCTCACCGCCTGCGACCTGCTTTCCGATGTTCTGCACAGATATATCCAGCAGTTGGCCAGGGGTTGTCATCGATATTCGGAGCTCTGTAAGTACTGTATTTCTGAAATGTCTACTTGAAGTGAAAGTGATCTGGTTAGGTATTGAGTCATGTTGTTTATTCCCGGCTCTGTGACTAAGCGCCCCCTCCAACCGAGGCCTAACGTTAGTTCTAATAATATACATTTTCAGTAAACATAACCAAGCTGCTAACCAACTATGTTAGTAAGCCACATTATTTAATCAATGACCAGACTTTGTTGTGTTTGCGAGTATACATTTTCTAAGTATTGCATGTATGTAGCTGTTAGCTTAATTGTGTATGTTTTGGCCATGTGTTTCTCTAAAAACCTGTCATGCTGTGTCCGACATGGTTAGCTCAGATGTCAAcacaggggagtgttcaacatgGCAGAGAAGGAAAACAGTGTGGTATCTCATTTTAGAATGTCTTTTAAGAAAATACTGTCCTATAAATGTAGTAGGTTTGTCAATAATTGTACAGGATGAAATGACAGAAAAGCAACTATTTGCTGAAGACATAACAGCTAATGGTTTAGGATATCTTCATTTTGGCTCAATCAAACCAGGATTTAAGAAAGAGGAGGATCTGTTTGACAAAGTCTCACCCCATTCAGTCTCACCCCTTGGGTTTGACCCTTAGGAAGATGCATGTAAAAGAAGGCCTTTCGTTTTGATGTCTCATGCATTCTCCTGTCTGTTCCTAGATGGGAGAACAGACCCAGTGCTGGATGACGTAGGCCAGGCATTTAGGCTGCTGGGGGTGAGTCTATCTGAGCTGGAGGACTATGTCCACAACCTGGAGCCCGTAGGGTTCGCCCAGCAGAcgcccctcttccccctcagcaAGAACAACGTGCTGCAGTTCCCTCAGCCTGGAGTGGGGGTCCGGTGGGacgcagaggagaggaaggactaCATTCCAGATTATATGCCACCCTTGGTCTCACTACAGGAAGGTAAGGCTGTAgcattgtttgtgtttgtgttacaCAACTTACCTCTATGGAGAACAGTTGTGCATGGAGAATGTTGTGAGATAGGGAGTGATGGGGAGAGTATGCttctgtatttgtgtgtttatGGGGTTTTGTCAAACAGATAATGTTTTTATCCTTGACCTTTAATTCAATGCCAATCAGACTCTAGAAGATTTAGTGATTGATTTAACTCagtattatatctctctctctttctcaactgCAGAAGAGGAGGAAGCCCTGGCTGACATGGGCACCTCTGCTGAGGCCATGCAGGTCCCGCTGGACGATACCGACGAGGATATGGATGATGACGAGGCGGTGAACGATGAGAACCACCCTGTGAAGAGACACCTGGACAGCCCCGACGCCGCCATGGGTATGATGCCCACCTCCAAGAGGCCTCGCATGCACTCTGGCTTCAGCCCCGACTGGAGCATGGAGCCCAGGGAGCCCCTCACCTCCCTCAACCCCCAGCGTGTTCCTCCAGGCATGATGGCCTCCCACTCTCACGACAGCCTGGGTTCAATGTCTATGTCCCCTGAGACACCTGGGCCTCCAACGTCGTTCAGACCCCAGCCGGTGACCCCTGGGAGACACTCAGATCATAAGTCACATGGCAGTCAAGGCCGCAAAGGGCCCAAGGGCTCATCCCCCAGCAGGCCACGGACTAAGTCCCCCAAGGGGGTCAACGCTGGTGGGGCTATGTCAGGCAGCCCCATCCGCTCTCCCAAATCTTCCAAGGAAAGGAAAAAGTCACCTTGCCGGACCAAGAGCCCTAAAAGTCCCAAGAGCCCCAAGATAGGCTCTGGAGCCAAGTCTGGGTCTCACCCCCAGGGCAAGTCTGAGGCTCAGGTCCTTGGCCTACAGAGGCTGCCCCTGTCAGCCCTCAGTGAGAGGATGGGGAAGGAGAATATCCACGTGCAGAGCCTAGAGGACCACGAGCTTGCAGGTTTCGTCTCTAGTAAACTCGTCGAACCTGGCACCAACAACGCCGATATCGACGACTCCATCGACACTGTGATCGCCAGGGCATGCGCCGAGCGGGAGCCCGACCCCTTCGCCTTCTCGTCGGGCTGCGAGTCGGAGAACGATGGCTTCTCCTCTCCCCGCAGGCTCACTATCATGGAGCCAGGAGGAATGCCTAAGCTCTCACTGGGAGCCAACACCATGGCTAAAGACCTGTCCACGCCACTACACCTCAACGCAGGTGGCGGCCCCGGGAGCTGGACCATGGACGACTCCATCAACGAGGTCATACGCAAGGTAAACCAGGGGGATCCCTCAGCAGGACAGCCCCAGGACGAATCGTACCTCTCCTCAGCGTCCGCCTCACCCCCGACGCCGGAGCCCCTCCTCAAGATGTTCCAGGAGAAGAACAAACTTGTCTCCTCGGCTGACATCAAGAAGAAACTGAAGAAGGAGCTCAAGACAAAGatgaagaagaaggagaaaggagagaaaccgaaagataaagagagggatAAGGACAGGGGGAAGATGAAAGAGAAGAACAAGGATAAGAACAGGGACAAGAGTAAAGATTCTTTCTCCAAAGAGGCCAAGATACCATGGAAAGACCTTGGAAACAAGGACGACCTCAGGGAACACTTCCAGGGTCAGATGTCAGGGTTTGGCAGTCCGGAGGGCTCCATGATCAAGATCAAGTCCCGCGGTGGAGGGGATGGCAGCggcaagaagaaggagaaggacaaACACAAAGACAAGAAGAAGGACAAGGAGAAGAGCAAGAAGGACAAAGACAAGCGGGAGAAGGGCAAGGACAGGCAGAAGATATCCTCCCTCACCCCGTTCAGTTTGAGTGACATGCCTGTCCTGTTCAGCCCGTCGACGTGTCTCCGCATCCCCTCCATGCTGCCCCCTCTTCCCCCCATCCTCCAGGACAAGGATGTGAAGGGCAAGGAGAAGGACAAGAAGAAAGacgagaagaagaagaagaagaagaaagataaAGACaaggagaaggaaaaggagagggagaaggagagagataaagaggagaagaagaaagataAGGAGAagcgagagaaggaaaaagagaagATCAGACTAGAAAAGGTTTGTAGTGTAGCGTTTTATAAAACATTAGTGAAGCatcttatgcacacacacacacaataacaacgTTGCTCCTTCTTCTTTTCCCCACTGTTCCAGGTGAGGGTGGAGACTCCAGTGACTGTCCCGTCTCCTGTCATCCCCAGGCTGACCCTGAGGGTGGGGGCTGGACAGGACAAAATGTAAGTTTCTCAATTCAAATTAATACAACTTTAATagtccattcagaaagtattcagaccccttgacttttttcactttttgttacgttacagccttattctattaaataaaaacaaatcctcatcagtctacacacaataccccatagttacaaagtgaaaacaggtgtttaatatatatattttttagacagaaatcaattcaaatttattggtcatacacgtgtttagcagatgttattgtgagtgtagcgaaatgcttgtgcttctagctccgacagtgcagtaatatctaacaagtaatatctaacagtttcacaacatgtACTCCAAAATACACCTAAATATAAGTAATACatggattaagaatatatatacatatatgtcagagcggcattggacagtaccagtcaaaagtttggacacacctagtcattcaagggtttttctttattttcacttttttctacattgtagaataatagtgaagacatcaaaactatgaaataacacaaatggaatcatcatgtaa
Coding sequences within it:
- the LOC112218917 gene encoding transcription initiation factor TFIID subunit 3 isoform X2, translated to MCESYARSLLRVSVAQICQALGWDAVQLTACDLLSDVLHRYIQQLARGCHRYSELYGRTDPVLDDVGQAFRLLGVSLSELEDYVHNLEPVGFAQQTPLFPLSKNNVLQFPQPGVGVRWDAEERKDYIPDYMPPLVSLQEEEEEALADMGTSAEAMQVPLDDTDEDMDDDEAVNDENHPVKRHLDSPDAAMGMMPTSKRPRMHSGFSPDWSMEPREPLTSLNPQRVPPGMMASHSHDSLGSMSMSPETPGPPTSFRPQPVTPGRHSDHKSHGSQGRKGPKGSSPSRPRTKSPKGVNAGGAMSGSPIRSPKSSKERKKSPCRTKSPKSPKSPKIGSGAKSGSHPQGKSEAQVLGLQRLPLSALSERMGKENIHVQSLEDHELAGFVSSKLVEPGTNNADIDDSIDTVIARACAEREPDPFAFSSGCESENDGFSSPRRLTIMEPGGMPKLSLGANTMAKDLSTPLHLNAGGGPGSWTMDDSINEVIRKVNQGDPSAGQPQDESYLSSASASPPTPEPLLKMFQEKNKLVSSADIKKKLKKELKTKMKKKEKGEKPKDKERDKDRGKMKEKNKDKNRDKSKDSFSKEAKIPWKDLGNKDDLREHFQGQMSGFGSPEGSMIKIKSRGGGDGSGKKKEKDKHKDKKKDKEKSKKDKDKREKGKDRQKISSLTPFSLSDMPVLFSPSTCLRIPSMLPPLPPILQDKDVKGKEKDKKKDEKKKKKKKDKDKEKEKEREKERDKEEKKKDKEKREKEKEKIRLEKVRVETPVTVPSPVIPRLTLRVGAGQDKIFTWNAFPTVLKEFPHMLSTTKRNSAVSCPVTRAYRMS
- the LOC112218917 gene encoding transcription initiation factor TFIID subunit 3 isoform X1, with the protein product MCESYARSLLRVSVAQICQALGWDAVQLTACDLLSDVLHRYIQQLARGCHRYSELYGRTDPVLDDVGQAFRLLGVSLSELEDYVHNLEPVGFAQQTPLFPLSKNNVLQFPQPGVGVRWDAEERKDYIPDYMPPLVSLQEEEEEALADMGTSAEAMQVPLDDTDEDMDDDEAVNDENHPVKRHLDSPDAAMGMMPTSKRPRMHSGFSPDWSMEPREPLTSLNPQRVPPGMMASHSHDSLGSMSMSPETPGPPTSFRPQPVTPGRHSDHKSHGSQGRKGPKGSSPSRPRTKSPKGVNAGGAMSGSPIRSPKSSKERKKSPCRTKSPKSPKSPKIGSGAKSGSHPQGKSEAQVLGLQRLPLSALSERMGKENIHVQSLEDHELAGFVSSKLVEPGTNNADIDDSIDTVIARACAEREPDPFAFSSGCESENDGFSSPRRLTIMEPGGMPKLSLGANTMAKDLSTPLHLNAGGGPGSWTMDDSINEVIRKVNQGDPSAGQPQDESYLSSASASPPTPEPLLKMFQEKNKLVSSADIKKKLKKELKTKMKKKEKGEKPKDKERDKDRGKMKEKNKDKNRDKSKDSFSKEAKIPWKDLGNKDDLREHFQGQMSGFGSPEGSMIKIKSRGGGDGSGKKKEKDKHKDKKKDKEKSKKDKDKREKGKDRQKISSLTPFSLSDMPVLFSPSTCLRIPSMLPPLPPILQDKDVKGKEKDKKKDEKKKKKKKDKDKEKEKEREKERDKEEKKKDKEKREKEKEKIRLEKVRVETPVTVPSPVIPRLTLRVGAGQDKIVISKVVLNSEPPPPPKMPAPKTPAAKSGPGNRLQLPPPPPILPPIPSLAPPASHLPPASPPPAMLSPASSGKTCVRSVVTETVKTYVVRDEWGNKVWICPGCNKPDDGSPMIGCDDCDDWYHWPCVGMVSAPPEDQQWFCVKCAGKKKDKKHKKRKHKVH